One part of the Ornithodoros turicata isolate Travis chromosome 2, ASM3712646v1, whole genome shotgun sequence genome encodes these proteins:
- the LOC135385637 gene encoding peroxisomal biogenesis factor 19-like isoform X1: MADAGPSEGIKSDSTDDHVQATSQKVDLSGDVDDQQDEELDDLLDSALKDFENAPPSLGKKGEKKKDTNCLNTGTSSAEDHPWTAEFGQFADVMNSYLDQDPELKEQFSKIAATANRAATATTDEEFAATLNETMKSISDTAASLGDPPSQDELSTLMGSLNVDGCGISENGPMAGMPGIVSMMQNMMQNLLSKEMLYPALRDIVDKYPDWLAEKRPSLTSQDYDRFNKQYELMKQVCEEFEAEQPSDAPEVKKARFERVLNFMQKMQECGQPPKELVEIHLDFISEPRTCNGGSRQLSCPWNARAVLSHVA; the protein is encoded by the exons ATGGCTGATGCTGGTCCTTCGGAGGGCATAAAATCTGACAGTACGGATGATCATGTGCAAGCAACTTCACAAAAAGTCGACCTCTCTGGGGACGTGGACGACCAGCAAGACGAAGAACTTGATGATCTTCTTGACA GTGCCCTGAAAGATTTCGAAAATGCTCCTCCAAGCCTTGGGAAGAAAGGAGAGAAGAAAAAG GACACAAACTGCTTGAACACTGGTACGTCATCTGCAGAAGATCACCCATGGACAGCAGAGTTTGGCCAGTTTGCTGATGTTATGAACTCGTACTTGGATCAAGatcctgagttaaaggaacagTTCAGCAAAATTGCAGCTACAGCTAATCGTGCAG CAACAGCCACAACAGACGAAGAATTTGCAGCAACGTTAAATGAGACAATGAAGAGTATATCAGACACAGCTGCTTCTCTTGGT GATCCTCCATCACAAGACGAGTTGTCCACCCTTATGGGATCCTTAAACGTGGATGGATGCGGCATCTCAGAAAATGGACCAATGGCAGGAATGCCAGGCATTGTGTCTATGATGCAGAACATGATGCAGAACCTACTTTCAAAGGAAATGCTATATCCAGCACTGAGAGACATTGTTGATAAG TATCCCGACTGGTTAGCAGAGAAAAGGCCTTCGCTTACGTCCCAAGATTATGATCGCTTCAACAAACAGTACGAACTAATGAAGCAGGTCTGTGAAGAGTTTGAGGCTGAGCAACCGAGCGATGCCCCAGAAGTGAAAAAAGCAAGATTTGAGCGTGTGTTGAATTTTATGCAAAAG ATGCAAGAATGTGGACAACCTCCAAAAGAACTAGTAGAAATT CATCTGGATTTCATTTCAGAGCCCAGAACTTGCAATGGGGGAAGCAGGCAACTTTCGTGTCCCTGGAATGCCAGAGCAGTGCTGTCTCATGTAGCATAA
- the LOC135385637 gene encoding peroxisomal biogenesis factor 19-like isoform X2, with the protein MADAGPSEGIKSDSTDDHVQATSQKVDLSGDVDDQQDEELDDLLDSALKDFENAPPSLGKKGEKKKDTNCLNTGTSSAEDHPWTAEFGQFADVMNSYLDQDPELKEQFSKIAATANRAATATTDEEFAATLNETMKSISDTAASLGDPPSQDELSTLMGSLNVDGCGISENGPMAGMPGIVSMMQNMMQNLLSKEMLYPALRDIVDKYPDWLAEKRPSLTSQDYDRFNKQYELMKQVCEEFEAEQPSDAPEVKKARFERVLNFMQKMQECGQPPKELVEISPELAMGEAGNFRVPGMPEQCCLM; encoded by the exons ATGGCTGATGCTGGTCCTTCGGAGGGCATAAAATCTGACAGTACGGATGATCATGTGCAAGCAACTTCACAAAAAGTCGACCTCTCTGGGGACGTGGACGACCAGCAAGACGAAGAACTTGATGATCTTCTTGACA GTGCCCTGAAAGATTTCGAAAATGCTCCTCCAAGCCTTGGGAAGAAAGGAGAGAAGAAAAAG GACACAAACTGCTTGAACACTGGTACGTCATCTGCAGAAGATCACCCATGGACAGCAGAGTTTGGCCAGTTTGCTGATGTTATGAACTCGTACTTGGATCAAGatcctgagttaaaggaacagTTCAGCAAAATTGCAGCTACAGCTAATCGTGCAG CAACAGCCACAACAGACGAAGAATTTGCAGCAACGTTAAATGAGACAATGAAGAGTATATCAGACACAGCTGCTTCTCTTGGT GATCCTCCATCACAAGACGAGTTGTCCACCCTTATGGGATCCTTAAACGTGGATGGATGCGGCATCTCAGAAAATGGACCAATGGCAGGAATGCCAGGCATTGTGTCTATGATGCAGAACATGATGCAGAACCTACTTTCAAAGGAAATGCTATATCCAGCACTGAGAGACATTGTTGATAAG TATCCCGACTGGTTAGCAGAGAAAAGGCCTTCGCTTACGTCCCAAGATTATGATCGCTTCAACAAACAGTACGAACTAATGAAGCAGGTCTGTGAAGAGTTTGAGGCTGAGCAACCGAGCGATGCCCCAGAAGTGAAAAAAGCAAGATTTGAGCGTGTGTTGAATTTTATGCAAAAG ATGCAAGAATGTGGACAACCTCCAAAAGAACTAGTAGAAATT AGCCCAGAACTTGCAATGGGGGAAGCAGGCAACTTTCGTGTCCCTGGAATGCCAGAGCAGTGCTGTCTCATGTAG